In the Bifidobacterium catenulatum PV20-2 genome, one interval contains:
- a CDS encoding D-2-hydroxyacid dehydrogenase, translating into MGIWNDRKLIVNCLPLTESERAQFIRAAKDIPQEFVGDSTQRGSMSWTAAVPEELKAKATAVIGNIAPEECAQCPKLEWLQTWSAGVDKYQRPGILQPGSMLTNATGTYGQSVSEHMFAMMWAIMKNLHIYAASNPNAMWQDAGRAISPNGKTALIIGIGDIGSHFARLCKNVGMTTIGIRRNPSVEAPGVDHMVGFDSFDDVLQYADVIAMCVPSTPATCHLLDAKRISKLKNDAIIINAGRGDAIESQTLADALAEGRIRGAALDVTEPEPLPEESPLWSEPRCLVTPHVAGGNHLEITERRIIAIALGNVRCYANGQPLNNLMPLKG; encoded by the coding sequence ATGGGAATATGGAACGACCGCAAACTGATCGTCAACTGCCTGCCGTTGACCGAATCCGAACGTGCGCAATTCATACGTGCCGCGAAAGACATACCACAGGAATTCGTCGGCGATTCGACCCAACGGGGAAGCATGAGCTGGACCGCCGCAGTACCGGAGGAACTCAAAGCCAAAGCCACCGCGGTCATCGGCAACATCGCGCCCGAGGAATGCGCGCAATGCCCCAAACTCGAATGGTTGCAAACTTGGAGCGCCGGCGTCGACAAATACCAGCGACCCGGCATCCTGCAGCCCGGATCCATGCTCACCAATGCCACCGGAACCTACGGACAAAGTGTCTCCGAACACATGTTCGCCATGATGTGGGCCATCATGAAAAACCTGCACATCTACGCGGCAAGCAACCCGAACGCCATGTGGCAGGACGCGGGCCGCGCCATCAGCCCCAACGGCAAAACTGCGCTCATCATCGGAATCGGCGACATCGGATCACACTTCGCACGACTCTGCAAAAACGTCGGAATGACAACCATCGGCATTCGCCGTAATCCCTCCGTCGAAGCGCCGGGCGTCGATCATATGGTCGGTTTCGATTCCTTCGACGACGTCCTGCAATACGCCGATGTGATCGCCATGTGCGTACCATCCACCCCGGCAACATGCCACCTGCTCGATGCGAAACGCATCAGCAAACTCAAAAACGACGCCATCATCATCAACGCGGGCCGCGGCGACGCCATTGAAAGCCAGACACTTGCCGATGCGCTCGCGGAAGGACGAATCCGTGGCGCCGCGCTCGATGTGACCGAACCGGAACCGCTGCCGGAGGAATCGCCATTGTGGAGCGAGCCTCGTTGCCTGGTCACGCCACACGTGGCGGGCGGCAACCATCTTGAGATCACCGAGCGCCGCATCATCGCCATCGCATTGGGCAATGTACGCTGCTACGCCAACGGGCAGCCTCTCAACAACCTCATGCCCCTCAAAGGCTGA
- the dtd gene encoding D-aminoacyl-tRNA deacylase, whose protein sequence is MRIVLQKVSEGSVDVVDKTSGEVDTTFEPQHIGIGYVLLVGVEDTDGAKQIDWLARKIANLRVFEDENGKMNRSIHDVNGSVLSISQFTLYADVRKGSRPSFVKAGAPAHAEQTWHGFNDALRAQGLEVKEGRFGSHMRVRLANDGPVTIIFDTDELGV, encoded by the coding sequence ATGCGCATCGTATTGCAGAAGGTCAGCGAAGGATCCGTCGACGTGGTCGACAAGACAAGCGGAGAAGTCGACACCACATTCGAACCACAGCATATAGGCATCGGCTATGTGCTGCTCGTCGGAGTGGAAGACACGGACGGAGCGAAACAAATCGACTGGCTTGCCCGCAAAATCGCCAACCTACGCGTCTTCGAAGACGAGAACGGCAAAATGAACCGTTCCATCCACGACGTGAACGGCAGTGTGCTGTCCATCTCCCAATTCACGCTATACGCGGACGTGCGCAAAGGCAGTCGCCCAAGCTTCGTGAAAGCCGGAGCGCCCGCACACGCCGAACAGACATGGCACGGATTCAACGACGCCCTGCGCGCACAAGGACTCGAAGTAAAAGAAGGACGATTCGGCTCCCACATGCGCGTGCGGCTCGCCAACGACGGTCCGGTCACCATCATCTTTGACACCGACGAACTCGGCGTCTGA
- a CDS encoding DUF2075 domain-containing protein: MTKSALPKPIIIDLPYQSIDDKAEIEKAFVEQLGYETLSAVERETLHYIFDYPTVYVVHSKKRNQHTLRPEYTVYVGETNNIRSRTMQHLREDPKTRVDWKEFQENLQSDARSVWQYVIGNPHFNKSLTLDVENRLMHYLLGSDAVKNLNNRRTNAQGDYYTQDEFNQIFSDIWLELNRQNPELFPAEEIIRDSALFKASPFHQLSDDQIAAEESIMDALSEALAGSGDSADSGLSRLIFVQGVAGTGKTVLLSHLFYRIATEMDINGRINDEDDEDILESDSSLKISKENRRKAYILVNHNQQMHVYNQIASKLGLQKHFGEVALKPSQFINRFSEKTTSNRAIADKPRGKADVVLVDEAHLLLTQGDQGYSGKNMLHDLLRRAKVVIAVFDPNQILQTSQRWSEEGQDMLFPQQAESDVQKTAAGYSGQLERFVPLNMWGDHYLLSRICLHRQFRIAADDATIRWIDDFADGKRIGRIPQDIGEKDRETGEYVREPFEIRVFDSPVELFKAIKKKASLKASGVDGCGLSRVVATYDWEYKGGKINDSSPDGLWNVEMHCDAQGVWRMGAAPGMQRGYDAFNFDGRADYFCHPWNYEIKVGDKGLSLDAVWAESPHTLNEVGSTFSIQGFDLNYVGVIIGPSVTYREGKIVFNEKASCNKRAVSKRNGSISYAQSNLRNELNVLLKRGVHGLYLFAVDPELQAALKEAASK, encoded by the coding sequence ATGACGAAGAGCGCGCTTCCAAAGCCAATCATTATAGATTTGCCTTATCAGAGCATTGATGACAAGGCAGAAATAGAGAAAGCCTTTGTCGAGCAATTAGGATACGAGACATTATCTGCTGTCGAGCGTGAGACTTTGCACTATATTTTCGATTATCCAACGGTGTATGTGGTTCATTCAAAGAAGAGGAATCAGCATACTTTACGTCCCGAATATACGGTGTATGTGGGAGAGACGAATAATATTCGTAGTCGAACAATGCAGCATCTGAGGGAAGATCCCAAAACGAGAGTTGATTGGAAGGAATTTCAAGAAAATTTGCAGAGCGACGCTCGTTCTGTGTGGCAGTATGTCATTGGCAATCCGCATTTCAACAAATCTCTGACTTTGGACGTGGAGAACCGGCTGATGCATTATCTTCTTGGCTCTGATGCAGTCAAGAATTTGAACAATCGTCGCACCAATGCGCAAGGCGACTACTATACGCAGGATGAATTCAACCAGATTTTCTCGGACATCTGGCTGGAACTGAACCGACAGAATCCGGAACTATTTCCGGCTGAGGAGATTATTCGCGATTCTGCACTTTTTAAAGCATCGCCTTTTCACCAATTGAGTGATGATCAGATAGCTGCGGAGGAATCGATTATGGACGCGCTTTCTGAAGCTCTTGCCGGCTCTGGTGATTCAGCCGATTCCGGTTTATCGAGACTGATTTTCGTGCAAGGCGTTGCGGGTACTGGAAAGACGGTTTTGCTAAGTCACCTGTTTTATCGCATAGCAACAGAAATGGATATCAATGGGCGCATCAATGACGAAGATGATGAAGATATTCTGGAAAGCGATTCATCACTAAAAATCAGTAAGGAAAATCGCAGAAAAGCATATATTCTTGTCAACCATAACCAGCAAATGCACGTCTATAACCAAATTGCAAGCAAATTAGGTTTGCAGAAACATTTTGGCGAGGTGGCTCTTAAACCGAGTCAATTCATCAATCGATTTAGTGAGAAAACAACAAGTAATCGAGCTATTGCGGACAAGCCCCGAGGCAAAGCCGATGTAGTGCTTGTTGATGAAGCTCATCTGCTGTTGACGCAGGGTGACCAAGGATACTCGGGCAAGAACATGCTGCACGATTTATTGCGTCGCGCGAAAGTGGTTATTGCGGTATTCGACCCGAATCAGATTTTGCAAACTTCGCAGCGTTGGAGCGAAGAGGGTCAGGACATGCTTTTTCCGCAGCAAGCAGAAAGCGACGTGCAAAAAACTGCTGCTGGCTATAGCGGGCAGTTGGAGCGATTTGTGCCATTGAATATGTGGGGTGATCACTATTTGCTAAGTCGCATATGCTTGCATAGGCAATTTCGCATTGCTGCGGATGATGCGACGATTCGATGGATTGATGATTTCGCTGATGGTAAGAGAATAGGTCGTATTCCTCAAGACATTGGGGAGAAGGATAGAGAAACAGGCGAATATGTCCGCGAGCCATTTGAAATCAGAGTATTCGATTCTCCGGTTGAACTGTTTAAAGCCATAAAGAAGAAGGCATCTCTAAAGGCTTCAGGCGTTGACGGATGCGGGCTTTCTCGTGTGGTTGCTACGTATGATTGGGAGTATAAGGGCGGCAAAATTAACGATTCCAGTCCCGATGGTCTCTGGAATGTTGAGATGCATTGCGATGCACAGGGAGTATGGCGCATGGGAGCGGCTCCGGGAATGCAGAGAGGATACGATGCGTTTAATTTTGATGGAAGAGCTGATTATTTCTGTCATCCATGGAATTACGAAATCAAGGTAGGGGATAAGGGTCTTTCCCTAGATGCTGTCTGGGCGGAAAGTCCGCATACGCTTAATGAAGTGGGATCAACGTTCTCTATTCAGGGGTTTGATCTTAATTATGTAGGTGTCATCATTGGACCGTCGGTTACCTATCGCGAAGGGAAAATCGTTTTTAACGAAAAGGCAAGTTGTAATAAACGTGCAGTGAGTAAGAGGAATGGCTCAATCAGCTACGCGCAATCCAATCTGCGTAATGAACTGAATGTTCTGCTCAAACGCGGTGTGCATGGATTGTATTTATTCGCCGTTGATCCTGAACTGCAGGCCGCTCTCAAAGAAGCTGCCAGTAAGTAA
- a CDS encoding nucleotide pyrophosphohydrolase gives MISDSSINAIRKFVAERDWSQFHTPGNLAKSISIEAAELLECFQWNDEPQDSNIEHIHEEIADVLMYCIMLSDKFGFDLDEIILDKLAKNAQRYPVEFAYGNSNKAN, from the coding sequence ATGATTTCCGATTCAAGCATCAACGCGATCCGTAAATTCGTAGCAGAGCGGGACTGGTCTCAATTCCACACTCCCGGCAATCTTGCCAAATCTATCAGCATTGAGGCCGCAGAACTTCTGGAATGTTTTCAATGGAACGACGAGCCACAAGACAGCAATATCGAACATATTCATGAGGAAATAGCAGATGTACTCATGTATTGCATCATGCTATCTGACAAATTTGGATTTGACCTTGACGAGATAATCCTCGATAAGCTTGCGAAGAATGCTCAGAGATATCCGGTTGAATTTGCCTACGGCAATAGTAATAAAGCCAATTGA
- a CDS encoding DUF86 domain-containing protein, translated as MKTTEKDVLHIVAIVRALHDAQRFLGGLSSEEFAENDEKQNAVAMAIARAGEHVKKLSKEFRESDSGVPWRGVSGMRDWIAHDYDGLDFDRLYYAVTHEVPQVLTTLQPYVEKQARVRLTKKDPFDVPRI; from the coding sequence ATGAAAACGACTGAAAAAGACGTCCTGCATATCGTCGCGATAGTTCGCGCGCTTCATGATGCGCAACGATTCCTAGGAGGGCTGAGCTCTGAGGAATTCGCTGAGAATGATGAGAAGCAGAATGCCGTGGCTATGGCGATTGCCAGAGCGGGGGAGCATGTCAAGAAGCTTTCGAAAGAATTCCGCGAGTCAGATTCCGGTGTTCCATGGCGTGGTGTGAGCGGCATGCGCGATTGGATTGCCCATGATTATGACGGGCTTGATTTTGATCGTTTGTATTATGCCGTAACCCACGAGGTGCCGCAGGTGTTGACGACGCTGCAACCATATGTGGAGAAACAGGCGCGGGTGCGGCTTACAAAGAAGGATCCTTTCGATGTGCCACGGATCTGA
- a CDS encoding nucleotidyltransferase family protein codes for MKRDEDRTTRVEIPEDITPQQIADIARPIALRHHVNELYLFGSMARGEGRADSDIDFIYQFDDTANPMIDEWALRDDLTSTFGREIDLVKKRYITTELQDRLAEMQRVIFVNSITSKPMFRIV; via the coding sequence ATGAAGAGGGACGAAGACCGAACTACTCGGGTCGAAATTCCCGAGGACATTACACCGCAGCAGATAGCGGACATTGCTCGTCCTATCGCGCTGAGGCATCATGTCAATGAACTGTACCTGTTCGGTTCCATGGCTCGCGGCGAGGGACGTGCGGATTCGGATATCGATTTCATCTACCAGTTTGATGACACGGCTAATCCAATGATTGATGAGTGGGCTTTGCGCGATGATCTCACATCGACTTTTGGTCGGGAGATCGACTTGGTGAAAAAGCGATACATCACCACTGAATTGCAAGATAGGCTCGCTGAGATGCAACGGGTGATATTCGTCAATTCCATAACCTCCAAACCAATGTTCCGCATTGTCTGA
- a CDS encoding type II toxin-antitoxin system RelB/DinJ family antitoxin → MALIQINVPDDVKQRADAAFARNGITTPSAMKMMVTQVANESRTPFDGLFSSGVSRELAEDVRRDMLRVEAQEYGLLPDDAVDARTIPDDVLGELGLTAEEVGQ, encoded by the coding sequence ATGGCTTTGATTCAGATTAATGTTCCTGATGATGTCAAGCAACGGGCTGATGCCGCTTTTGCCCGTAATGGCATCACTACTCCAAGTGCGATGAAGATGATGGTGACGCAAGTTGCCAATGAGAGTCGTACTCCGTTTGATGGGTTGTTTTCTTCCGGAGTGAGCCGTGAATTGGCTGAGGATGTTCGTCGGGATATGCTTCGCGTGGAAGCCCAGGAATATGGGTTATTGCCGGATGATGCCGTTGACGCCCGCACTATTCCCGACGACGTGCTCGGTGAACTGGGCTTGACCGCTGAAGAGGTTGGGCAGTAA
- a CDS encoding SWIM zinc finger domain-containing protein encodes METHTEQLPHPKDFRSLFDGKIYQRAQAYYDAGMVQHVSQVAPSLWHAQVMGSDAHYDVDIRIRHSRIVSAACTCPYGQKHTIASMWVPPCSRSTHGIGKRCHK; translated from the coding sequence ATGGAGACACATACAGAGCAGCTGCCGCACCCAAAGGATTTCCGTTCCTTGTTCGACGGCAAGATTTACCAGCGTGCGCAGGCGTATTATGACGCCGGCATGGTCCAACACGTCTCGCAGGTTGCGCCCAGCCTGTGGCATGCTCAGGTGATGGGGTCGGACGCGCATTACGATGTGGACATCCGCATTCGTCATAGTCGCATCGTCTCTGCGGCGTGCACATGCCCCTATGGCCAAAAGCACACGATTGCAAGCATGTGGGTGCCGCCCTGCTCGCGCTCGACGCACGGAATCGGCAAACGGTGCCACAAATAA